The Gouania willdenowi chromosome 3, fGouWil2.1, whole genome shotgun sequence genome includes a region encoding these proteins:
- the rhcga gene encoding rh family, C glycoprotein a — translation MGNCCDRAASFFGPQKNTNVRVGLPAVCFVWQIAMVVLFGVFIRYDEESDTHWVEFRRENNITSDIENDFYFRYPSFQDVHVMIFVGFGFLMTFLKRYSYGGVGFNFLIAAFGLQWALLMQGWFHSLNPETGKITIGVESLINADFCCAGSLIAFGALLGKVSPVQTLVVALFGVTLFAVEEYIILDLLHCRDAGGSMVIHCFGGYYGLAISWVLYRPNLHLSKRFHGAVYHSDLFAMIGTLYLWMYWPSFNSAITDHGDGQHRTAINTYLALASSVLTTVAISSMSKKGGKLDMVHIQNATLAGGVAMGTAAEFMIQPYGALIVGFCVGIISTFGYLFVTPFLEKYLKLQDTCGVHNLHAVPGMLGGFIGAITAAAATEAVYGAEGLRNTFDFEGEFENRTPGTQGGFQAAGTCVSIAFGLVGGVCVGFILRFPIWADPGDDNCFDDEVYWELPEDEEIVPPVLEYNNHMIHKHQEISESNFSVDQS, via the exons ATGGGGAACTGTTGCGATAGGGCGGCTAGTTTCTTCGGGCCGCAGAAGAACACCAATGTCCGGGTGGGCCTGCCCGCGGTCTGCTTCGTGTGGCAGATTGCCATGGTGGTCCTGTTTGGAGTTTTCATCCGATACGACGAGGAGTCAGACACCCACTGGGTTGAATTCAGAAGGGAAAACAACATCACCAGTGACATTGAAAACGACTTTTACTTCAGATATCcca GTTTCCAAGATGTCCACGTGATGATCTTTGTTGGATTTGGTTTTCTAATGACCTTTCTGAAGCGCTACAGCTACGGAGGTGTGGGCTTTAATTTCTTAATCGCTGCCTTTGGTCTGCAGTGGGCTCTGCTCATGCAGGGCTGGTTCCACTCCCTGAATCCTGAGACCGGAAAGATCACCATCGGAGTGGAGAG TCTGATCAATGCAGATTTCTGCTGCGCCGGCTCCCTGATCGCCTTCGGAGCTCTACTGGGTAAAGTCAGCCCAGTCCAGACCCTGGTTGTTGCCCTGTTTGGGGTCACCCTGTTTGCTGTGGAGGAGTATATCATTCTCGACCTCCTTCAC TGCAGAGATGCTGGTGGCTCCATGGTCATCCATTGCTTCGGTGGTTATTATGGGTTGGCCATTTCTTGGGTTCTCTATAGACCAAACTTACACCTGAGTAAACGCTTTCATGGCGCCGTCTACCACTCTGATTTGTTTGCCATGATTG GGACCCTGTACCTGTGGATGTACTGGCCCAGTTTCAACTCGGCCATCACAGATCACGGCGACGGACAGCACCGAACAGCGATCAACACCTACCTGGCCCTGGCCTCCTCTGTCCTCACCACTGTGGCCATCTCCAGCATGTCTAAGAAAGGAGGAAAACTGGATATG GTCCACATCCAGAATGCCACGCTGGCTGGTGGAGTTGCCATGGGAACGGCAGCAGAGTTCATGATCCAGCCATACGGTGCCCTGATCGTGGGTTTCTGCGTGGGCATCATCTCCACCTTTGGTTATCTGTTTGTCACG CCCTTCCTGGAGAAATACCTCAAGCTCCAGGATACCTGCGGAGTCCACAACCTGCACGCTGTGCCAGGAATGCTCGGTGGCTTCATTGGTGCCATCACGGCTGCAGCTGCCACTGAGGCGGTCTACGGCGCAGAGGG gCTGAGGAATACTTTCGACTTTGAAGGCGAGTTTGAAAACCGAACACCAGGAACGCAGGGAGGCTTCCAGGCTGCTGGTACATGTGTGTCCATTGCATTCGGACTGGTAGGAGGAGTCTGTGTTG GGTTCATCCTGAGGTTCCCCATATGGGCCGATCCTGGTGATGATAACTGCTTTGATGATGAGGTGTACTGGGAG CTGCCTGAGGATGAGGAAATAGTTCCTCCTGTTCTGGAGTACAACAACCACATGATACATAAGCACCAAGAAAT CTCAGAGTCAAACTTCTCTGTGGACCAGAGTTAA